One window from the genome of Dermacentor silvarum isolate Dsil-2018 chromosome 5, BIME_Dsil_1.4, whole genome shotgun sequence encodes:
- the LOC119454093 gene encoding putative nuclease HARBI1, translating to MAAFAAAVELAFSDQSSSSSSSSSSDGSDYEVTQALYEAFYREAFSEPPRKCPRIVGFVQDVVRQYSDEEFRRNFRVSRAVADSLISRFENSDFYPRSDRGGSPSKTAEEHVLVFIWFAANKACLRDVASRFGIGEATAFRIVERMLEYLVEIAKQIITFPADLDQLSEDFEQVSGVPNTIGCIDGSYISVRCPAKKVRSTYVNRHSYPSLTLQAVCDYQKKFLDVTVGSPSKIHDSRIFRKSRLAERLPGICCFGKFHVLGDAAYPLRDYLITPFRDYGHLNSSQRAFNIKFSATRVKIENAFGDLKGRFRQLLHLDFFFVDKMNKFIISCCVLHNLCISSGDVDVPPYSDDVSTAWNWQAPPDDDSHSCGPLTSSEAALRRQGEEKRGRLIQAMLERNLPT from the exons ATGGCTGCGTTCGCTGCTGCTGTAGAGCTCGCGTTTAGCGATCAGAGCAGTTCAAGCAGTAGCTCTTCTAGCTCGGACGGCAGCGATTATGAGGTTACTCAGGCGCTGTACGAAGCCTTCTATCGGGAGGCCTTCTCTGAACCGCCGCGTAAATGTCCGAGGATTGTCGGATTCGTTCAGGACGTTGTGCGGCAGTACTCAGATGAGGAG TTCCGCAGGAACTTCAGAGTTTCGAGAGCTGTCGCGGACAGCCTGATCAGTAGGTTCGAGAACTCTGATTTCTATCCTCGCAGTGATCGTGGCGGGTCCCCTTCTAAAACCGCTGAAGAGCACGTTCTGGTCTTCATCTG GTTTGCTGCAAACAAGGCGTGCTTAAGGGACGTAGCCAGTCGATTCGGCATTGGAGAAGCTACTGCATTTAGGATTGTTGAGCGCATGCTTGAGTACTTGGTGGAAATTGCCAAGCAAATTATAACGTTTCCAGCAGACCTCGATCAGCTGTCAGAAGACTTTGAGCAG GTGTCGGGAGTGCCCAATACAATTGGATGTATTGATGGATCATATATAAGTGTCCGGTGCCCTGCTAAAAAGGTGCGCTCTACATATGTCAACAGGCACAGCTATCCATCGTTGACTCTTCAAGCTGTGTGCGACTACCAGAAGAAGTTTCTGGACGTCACAGTTGGCAGTCCTAGCAAAATCCATGACTCTAGAATTTTCAGGAAGTCTAGGCTGGCAGAGCGGTTGCCTGGCATTTGTTGCTTTGGAAAGTTTCATGTTCTTGGAGATGCTGCTTATCCACTTCGGGATTACCTCATCACACCATTTCGTGACTATGGCCATCTGAATTCAAGTCAACGTGCCTTTAATATAAAATTTTCTGCCACCAGAGTTAAAATTGAGAATGCTTTTGGTGACCTCAAGGGCAGGTTCCGCCAGCTGCTGCACCTGGACTTCTTTTTCGTGGACAAAATGAATAAGTTCATAATTTCTTGTTGTGTATTGCACAACCTGTGCATTAGTTCTGGGGATGTAGATGTGCCACCATATAGTGACGATGTAAGCACAGCGTGGAACTGGCAAGCACCACCAGATGATGACAGCCACAGCTGCGGCCCCCTGACATCGAGTGAAGCCGCACTGCGTCGACAAGGGGAGGAAAAGCGGGGGCGCTTGATTCAAGCAATGCTAGAGAGGAACCTACCCACCTAG